From a single Miscanthus floridulus cultivar M001 chromosome 8, ASM1932011v1, whole genome shotgun sequence genomic region:
- the LOC136470985 gene encoding probable calcium-binding protein CML11, translating into MSDATTAPTADASAVHKQAPSAAVSLETTMASIRRGGGSSVAATISQASQQQQQPRLDDDQLAELREIFWSFDRKANGSLTPSADQLDALITRADTNSNGLVEFSEFVALVAPDLLADRSPYSEDQLRKLFAIFDGFID; encoded by the coding sequence ATGAGCGACGCGACCACGGCCCCCACCGCCGACGCTTCTGCCGTGCACAAGCAGGCGCCGTCCGCCGCCGTGTCGCTGGAGACGACGATGGCAAGCATCCGACGGGGCGGCGGCAGCTCCGTGGCCGCCACCATCAGCCAGgcgtcgcagcagcagcagcagccgcggcTGGACGACGACCAGCTGGCGGAGCTGCGGGAGATCTTCTGGTCCTTCGACCGCAAGGCCAACGGCAGCCTGACGCCCAGCGCCGACCAGCTGGACGCGCTCATCACCCGCGCCGACACCAACTCCAACGGCCTCGTCGAGTTCTCCGAGTTCGTCGCGCTCGTCGCCCCCGACCTCCTCGCCGACCGGTCCCCTTACTCCGAGGACCAGCTCCGCAAGCTCTTTGCCATCTTCGATGGCTTCATTGATTAA
- the LOC136470986 gene encoding uncharacterized protein: MKLQLGYRVRDYLYYKRRCGNAATLHEIEEEVNADAMIACNEEERQVRLLLSKEQKIDQNVNITPLKVLGRRPIREENIDEDEESIDAYKEWLHVMHKENRFMDLKDIDRDDTTKTYKEWLRVQGQLNDIMAYVDSNHHTDVVLSSEDSNPTPPVNRPSHARRFIPQGEGTNSKKRKPRGNLKGWTATNKRTREASQNLSIQFSRLGGPVGSNKRIFVDEITLFTRKRAPLIGVRTWRDIHVDVKIAIANDVLAKWDLEDNEANRIKIWTVANDRYKGWRSTFSATYKAYTTYEERMRHRPEELDIVEWHYLVSYFGTEEFQRISNKNSQNRHNRQIHHVTGSKGFSQLSYEKRDQLTGEEPNDMELFMMTHQQNGQWTSEESREVYDNATRKIMELESRPDANVVSDLEQNQIFQSTYKETRKIKSNKMHANGYLARYPTRKELLSEDYQRKLQQEEALIESFGRLQDRLEAQEVEREAERQEHRRQLEQMNKEREADREALRQAMLMLQAAQQQASVQKASTIVEPTENVAAAATIEGTQNVTTTMGEHMMHSQQVTQETSQPEQQPPSSVAEERLTRGRMTRSNLAANSGAVYTTAKQLKETAARKRSALSKKNTQEES, translated from the exons ATGAAATTACAATTGGGGTATAGGGTAAGGGACTATTTGTACTACAAGAGGAGATGTGGTAATGCAGCAACATTACACGAAATCGAAGAAGAAGTCAATGCAGATGCTATGATAGCATGTAATGAGGAGGAAAGACAGGTCAGACTATTGCTGTCCAAGGAACAAAAAATAGACCAGAATGTGAacataacacccttgaaagtactTGGAAGGAGACCCATTAGGGAAGAGAatatagatgaagatgaggagtCAATTGATGCTTACAAGGAATGGTTGCACGTCATGCATAAGGAAAACCGATTCATGG ATTTGAAAGATATCGACAGGGATGACACCACCAAAACTTACAAAGAATGGTTAAGGGTGCAAGGACAACTGAATGATATTA TGGCATATGTGGACAGTAATCATCATACAGATGTAGTACTTTCAAGTGAAGATAGCAACCCCACACCGCCAGTAAACAGACCATCTCATGCTCGGCGTTTCATTCCACAGGGAGAGGGAACTA ACTCCAAAAAGAGGAAGCCAAGAGGTAACTTGAAAGGATGGACAGCAACAAACAAGAGAACTAGGGAGGCGTCTCAGAATCTTAGCATCCAGTTCTCTAGGCTTGGAGGACCTGTAGGTTCAAACAAACGAATATTTGTTGATGAAATAACACTGTTCACGAGGAAAAGAGCACCTCTCATCGGAGTAAGAACATGGAGAGATATCCATGTGGATGTCAAAATTGCAATAGCAAACGATGTGCTG GCTAAGTGGGACCTTGAGGATAACGAGGCGAACAGAATCAAGATATGGACGGTGGCTAATGACCGTTACAAAGGATGGCGATCTACATTTAGTGCTACCTACAAGGCGTACACCACCTATGAAGAGAGAATGAGACATAGGCCAGAAGAATTAGACATTGTTGAGTGGCACTATCTGGTGTCGTATTTTGGCACCGAAGAATTCCAG AGGATTAGCAATAAGAATTCTCAGAATCGGCACAATCGACAGATACACCATGTTACAGGATCAAAGGGTTTTTCTCAATTGAGCTATGAGAAG AGGGACCAACTAACTGGTGAAGAGCCAAATGATATGGAGCTTTTTATGATGACCCACCAACAAAATGGACAATGGACAAGCGAGGAATCTAGGGAAGTCTAT GACAATGCAACCAGGAAGATTATGGAGCTGGAGTCAAGGCCTGACGCAAATGTCGTCTCAGACTTGGAGCAGAACCAGATTTTCCAATCAACCTACAAGGAAACGAGAAAAATCAAATCAAACAAGATGCATGCTAATGGTTACCTTGCAAGGTACCCAACTAGAAAGGAGCTACTATCGGAGGACTACCAGCGCAAACTGCAACAGGAGGAAGCCCTCATTGAATCGTTTGGACGGCTGCAAGATAGACTAGAAGCTCAAGAAGTTGAAAGGGAAGCCGAGAGGCAAGAACATAGGCGTCAGCTTGAACAGATGAACAAGGAAAGGGAGGCTGATAGAGAAGCACTTAGGCAAGCTATGTTAATGTTGCAAGCAGCCCAACAGCAAGCTTCAGTACAAAAG GCTAGCACAATTGTGGAGCCAACTGaaaatgttgctgctgctgcaacaaTTGAGGGGACACAAAATGTAACAACTACAATGGGAGAACACATGATGCATAGTCAGCAG GTTACCCAAGAAACCAGCCAGCCAGAACAACAACCCCCTTCTTCCGTAGCTGAAGAACGTCTCACTAGAGGGCGCATGACTAGAAGTAATTTGGCAGCGAATTCGGGTGCTGTTTATACTACAGCAAAGCAACTGAAGGAAACTGCGGCTAGGAAAAGATCTGCATTGTCCAAAAAGAATACACAG gaggaatcttga
- the LOC136470987 gene encoding uncharacterized protein, whose product MGHRRFLPLDHPWRMNKMSFNNEEETREAPVPLSGQDVLDQYATFHPTGFGKDISKKRKRDEDARWHNWRKKSIFFELPYWSSLIIRHNLDVMHIEKNICESILGTLLEIEGKCKDSENARLDMEHLGIRQDQHPVIDDDTYTLPAALYSLDKDDKRILCQFLQGVKMPDGFCSNLKRCVDDKTCKVSGLKTHDYHIILQKLLPLVIRRILPEDVARPLIELSRFFSALCSNELVPADLDKLDSSIKETLCQLEMVFPPAFFDIMIHLPVHLVEEAKLGGPVCYRWMYPVERYLRTAKGYVRNKAQPEGSIAEAYIAEECLTFCSRFFDVDTKLSRADRHENTVVNEPPSGLSIFSEIDYKRRGNKLKNLEKVELQKMRHYIITNCDEARKWVEEHKTQLTRDSSINIKKRHKEHFVRWFEIEIAKLYEKGEASKLMHALSQGPDPRARVLNRVHINNWLFRTAAIEKSLVTQNSGVLVKGDDSIGNMTWYGVIRNIISLEFPQEKEVILFQCDWYDVPATSTSRSRGYTRDKFGIIDIATSMFRYSDEPYILASNAEPVFYVPIVNKPRWSTVVLVRPRNLFSMPDTGNDADALDVGIQEMNESGQGQEFLNWSRQDRAGTTGSAAIINQVRSEAIPEPVDDYIGDDDSDDDDTYIDDGVIAPVMEENIEDDFFA is encoded by the exons ATGGGACATCGTCGGTTTTTGCCCTTAGACCATCCATGGCGCATGAACAAGATGAGCTTCAACAATGAAGAGGAAACCAGAGAGGCTCCAGTTCCACTGTCTGGTCAAGATGTATTAGACCAATATGCAACTTTTCATCCAACGGGATTTGGAAAGGACATATCAAAAAAGAGGAAGCGTGATGAAGACGCAAGATGGCacaattggaggaagaagagtattTTTTTTGAGCTCCCCTACTGGTCTTCTTTGATCATAAGGCATAATTTGGACGTGATGCATATTGAGAAAAACATATGCGAGAGCATATTAGGGACTTTGCTTGAAATTGAAGGGAAATGTAAGGACAGCGAGAATGCCCGCCTTGACATGGAACATCTTGGGATCAGGCAAGATCAGCATCCTGTGATTGATGATGACACGTACACCTTGCCAGCAGCGTTGTACTCTctagacaaggatgacaagaggaTTTTATGCCAATTtcttcaaggagtgaagatgcctGATGGGTTCTGCTCCAATTTAAAGAGATGTGTTGACGATAAAACATGTAAGGTGTCTGGACTCAAAACTCATGACTACCATATTATTCTACAAAAACTATTGCCCTTAGTCATTAGAAGGATTTTGCCAGAAGATGTTGCCAGGCCATTGATTGAGCTCAGTAGGTTCTTCAGTGCACTTTGTTCAAATGAGTTGGTGCCAGCAGATCTTGACAAACTAGACAGTTCAATTAAAGAGACTCTTTGTCAGCTTGAGATGGTTTTCCCGCCTGCATTTTTTGACATAATGATTCATTTACCGGTCCATCTAGTTGAAGAGGCTAAACTAGGAGGGCCCGTGTGTTACAGATGGATGTATCCAGTAGAGAGGTATCTACGTACTGCTAAAGGATATGTCAGGAACAAGGCACAACCAGAAGGATCAATAGCCGAGGCATACATAGCTGAGGAGTGTCTTACATTTTGCTCTCGATTCTTCGACGTCGACACCAAGCTGAGTCGAGCTGATCGTCATGAAAATACAGTTGTGAATGAGCCTCCAAGTGGTCTAAGCATATTTAGTGAAATTGATTACAAGAGGAGAGGAAATAAGCTTAagaatttggagaaagttgaactTCAAAAGATGAGGCACTACATAATTACTAATTGTGATGAAGCCAGGAAATGGGTAGA GGAGCATAAGACACAACTAACAAGGGATAGTTCAATTAACATTAAAAAACGACACAAGGAGCATTTTGTAAGATGGTTTGAAATCGAG ATAGCAAAACTATATGagaaaggggaagcaagtaaaCTGATGCATGCCCTTTCTCAAGGACCTGACCCTCGAGCTCGTGTGTTGAATAGAGTGCACATCAATAATTGGCTATTTCGGACAGCTGCCATAGAGAAAAGTCTCGTGACACAAAATTCTGGTGTCCTTGTGAAGGGTGACGATAGTATAGGCAACATGACCTGGTATGGAGTCATTAGAAATATAATCTCACTGGAATTcccacaagaaaaagaagttatATTATTTCAGTGTGATTGGTATGATGTGCCGGCTACCAGTACCAGCAGAAGCAGAGGGTACACTAGGGACAAATTTGGTATTATCGACATTGCTACTTCCATGTTTAGATATTCAGATGAACCTTACATTCTTGCTTCAAACGCTGAACCGGTGTTTTATGTCCCTATCGTGAACAAGCCGAGATGGTCTACTGTTGTTTTGGTGAGACCAAGAAATTTGTTTTCCATGCCAGACACAGGAAATGACGCCGATGCACTTGATGTGGGAATCCAAGAAATGAATGAATCAGGCCAAGGTCAGGAATTCTTAAACTGGTCAAGACAAGATAGGGCAGGCACAACTGGTTCTGCCGCCATTATTAATCAAGTGCGTAGCGAAGCAATTCCCGAACCTGTTGATGACTATATTGGTGATGATGATTCTGACGACGATGACACCTACATTGATGATGGGGTTATTGCACCAGTCATGGAAGAAAATATAGAAGATGATTTCTTTGCTTGA